In Candidatus Pelagibacter sp. RS39, the following proteins share a genomic window:
- a CDS encoding NAD(P)/FAD-dependent oxidoreductase, whose protein sequence is MKTTDALIIGAGPTGLFTAHQLKLIGLDCEIVDNLDKIGGQCIELYPDKPIYDIPAVPECTGEELTNNLLNQLKPFDIKFHLSERVEEVKKEENNWLVKTSGGNSFLTPNVIIAGGVGSFEPRKFSPKDCEKFENKSLFYSVKDKNIFKGKTVSIFGGGDSALDWAIELSKESNVNLIHRRDEFRGAQATVDKMHALVKDGKINLFTKYQMANVHGEQTLESIDIKHDNDEIKNLKTEYVLGFFGLIMQLGPIANWGLNLNKKTIEVDTEKFETNQKGIYAVGDICNYPGKLKLILSGFHEGALAARACFKLARPDEKYRFEFTTTSTNLLKRLGKKE, encoded by the coding sequence ATGAAAACAACTGATGCATTAATTATTGGAGCAGGTCCAACAGGACTTTTTACTGCTCATCAATTAAAATTAATCGGATTAGATTGTGAGATAGTTGATAATTTAGATAAAATTGGAGGTCAATGCATCGAACTTTATCCTGATAAGCCAATTTATGATATACCCGCTGTACCCGAATGTACAGGAGAAGAACTTACTAATAATTTATTAAATCAGTTAAAACCTTTTGATATCAAATTTCATTTAAGTGAAAGAGTTGAAGAAGTAAAAAAAGAGGAAAATAACTGGTTAGTAAAAACTAGTGGAGGTAATTCTTTTTTGACACCAAATGTAATTATTGCAGGTGGTGTTGGTTCATTTGAACCTCGAAAATTTTCACCAAAAGATTGTGAAAAATTTGAAAATAAATCATTGTTTTATTCGGTAAAAGATAAAAACATTTTCAAAGGAAAAACAGTTTCAATTTTTGGAGGTGGAGATAGCGCATTAGATTGGGCTATAGAATTATCAAAAGAGTCTAATGTTAACTTGATACACAGACGAGATGAATTTAGAGGTGCACAAGCTACTGTTGATAAAATGCACGCATTAGTAAAAGATGGTAAAATTAATCTTTTTACTAAATATCAAATGGCCAACGTCCATGGAGAACAAACACTAGAAAGCATTGATATAAAACATGATAATGATGAAATAAAAAACTTGAAGACTGAATATGTTTTAGGTTTTTTTGGTCTTATTATGCAACTAGGACCAATTGCTAATTGGGGCCTTAATCTGAATAAAAAAACTATAGAGGTAGATACTGAAAAATTTGAAACTAATCAAAAAGGCATTTATGCTGTAGGTGATATCTGTAATTATCCTGGTAAATTAAAACTAATCCTGTCAGGTTTCCATGAAGGAGCCTTAGCAGCAAGAGCATGTTTCAAATTAGCAAGACCTGATGAAAAATATAGATTTGAATTCACAACAACCTCAACAAACTTATTGAAAAGACTTGGAAAAAAAGAGTGA
- a CDS encoding 2Fe-2S iron-sulfur cluster-binding protein, giving the protein MAKITYITSDNQTHTVEVQNGLTVMEGAVQNDIPGIDADCGGGMACATCHVYVKEDWFNKIPKKEDGEDDMLDMAFEPKTNSRLSCQIIVSDELDGLEVNIPSKQA; this is encoded by the coding sequence ATGGCAAAAATAACATACATAACTTCTGATAATCAAACTCATACAGTTGAGGTCCAAAACGGCTTGACTGTGATGGAGGGGGCAGTTCAAAATGATATACCGGGCATTGATGCGGATTGTGGTGGTGGAATGGCGTGTGCAACCTGCCATGTTTATGTCAAAGAAGATTGGTTTAATAAAATTCCAAAAAAAGAAGATGGAGAAGATGATATGTTAGATATGGCATTTGAACCAAAAACTAATAGTAGACTTAGTTGCCAAATAATTGTTTCAGATGAACTAGATGGACTTGAAGTAAACATACCATCCAAACAAGCTTGA
- a CDS encoding bacteriorhodopsin-like, with protein sequence MKKLKLFALAALALVGYAGVANAADATMLAQDDFVGISFWIISMGMLAATAFFFMERGTVNPAWKTSVTVAGLVTGIAFIHYMYMREVWVATGDSPTVYRYIDWLITVPLQMVEFYLILVAVRKANSGMFWRLLIGSLVMLIGGYLGEAGYINATLGFVIGMAGWIYILYEIFSGEAGRAAAKSGNKALVTAFGAMRMIVTVGWAIYPLGYVFGYLTGGVDANSLNVVYNLADFINKIAFGLVIWAAAMSSGAGARSR encoded by the coding sequence ATGAAAAAACTTAAACTGTTTGCTCTAGCAGCGTTAGCCCTAGTGGGTTATGCAGGTGTTGCTAATGCAGCAGACGCAACGATGTTAGCTCAGGATGACTTTGTTGGAATATCTTTTTGGATAATTTCAATGGGTATGTTAGCGGCTACAGCTTTCTTCTTCATGGAGAGAGGTACTGTTAACCCTGCGTGGAAAACATCAGTAACTGTTGCAGGTCTTGTAACTGGTATTGCTTTCATTCACTATATGTACATGAGAGAAGTATGGGTTGCTACAGGTGACTCACCAACAGTATACAGATATATTGACTGGTTAATTACTGTGCCATTACAGATGGTAGAATTCTACTTAATTCTAGTAGCAGTAAGAAAAGCAAATTCTGGAATGTTCTGGAGATTGTTAATCGGTTCATTAGTAATGTTAATCGGAGGATACTTAGGAGAAGCTGGATACATCAATGCTACACTTGGTTTTGTAATCGGTATGGCTGGATGGATTTACATTCTATATGAAATATTCTCTGGTGAAGCTGGAAGAGCTGCTGCTAAAAGCGGTAACAAAGCTCTTGTAACTGCGTTCGGTGCAATGAGAATGATTGTAACTGTAGGTTGGGCTATTTATCCATTAGGTTATGTATTTGGTTACCTAACAGGTGGTGTAGATGCTAACTCACTAAACGTTGTTTACAACTTAGCTGACTTCATTAACAAAATTGCATTCGGTCTAGTAATCTGGGCTGCTGCAATGAGTTCTGGAGCTGGCGCAAGAAGTAGATAA
- a CDS encoding glycosyltransferase family 39 protein, with the protein MISSNRNINNIFFIFALSHLLIWTVVPTITNKNLPLDVIEALAWGSNLDWGFNKHPPGSAFFPEVFFQIFGAQDWAYYFLSSLFVVISFYVVFKFANEILQNKLLSLFSVLILEAIYFYNFTTPEFNVNVCQLPFWSLVVYFSWKIYSSKEIKLSDCFCIGLFGAIGFLSKYLFVYLLASIFLLFAYLIFIKNDRKFDFKYFITLEVFVVLLVPHLVWLYGNDFITIFYGLKRTGLEPSLINHFEQPILFLLKQLGILLPFFFLIWLLVKKIKFKLNINDKKLLFLLVINLVPIFLILLTSAIMGSKIRTMWMTPFYLYFGVLFIYVLKSQINIKRTNSFLSGFLFLFFLSPIIYSYVSISQTDKRTDYPGKEIAFKAQLIWNKDFNEDIQFVIGDEWKAGNLSYHLKSRPVWEGSTNDEILKNASKFICIEDVCLGRY; encoded by the coding sequence ATGATCAGTTCAAATAGAAATATAAATAATATATTTTTTATTTTTGCTCTATCACATTTATTAATTTGGACAGTTGTTCCAACAATAACCAATAAAAATTTACCCCTAGATGTAATCGAAGCATTAGCATGGGGCAGTAATCTAGACTGGGGTTTTAATAAACATCCGCCTGGGAGTGCATTCTTTCCAGAAGTTTTTTTTCAGATTTTTGGTGCTCAAGATTGGGCATACTATTTTTTAAGCTCATTATTTGTGGTGATTTCTTTCTATGTTGTTTTTAAATTTGCAAACGAAATTTTACAAAACAAATTATTGAGTCTTTTTTCTGTTTTAATTTTAGAAGCTATATATTTCTATAATTTTACAACACCTGAGTTTAACGTAAATGTATGCCAGCTTCCATTTTGGTCTTTAGTGGTTTATTTTTCATGGAAAATTTATTCCTCTAAAGAAATAAAGTTATCCGATTGCTTTTGTATTGGTTTGTTTGGAGCAATAGGGTTTTTATCAAAGTACTTATTTGTTTATCTATTAGCATCAATTTTTTTACTTTTTGCATATTTAATATTTATTAAAAATGATAGAAAATTTGATTTCAAATATTTTATTACTTTAGAGGTGTTTGTAGTTTTATTAGTTCCTCATCTTGTATGGCTATATGGGAATGATTTTATTACAATTTTTTATGGCTTAAAAAGAACTGGCTTAGAACCAAGCTTAATAAATCATTTTGAACAACCAATATTATTTTTACTTAAGCAATTAGGAATACTTCTCCCGTTTTTCTTTTTAATTTGGTTGTTAGTCAAAAAAATTAAATTTAAGCTTAATATAAATGATAAAAAATTACTTTTCCTTTTAGTCATAAACTTAGTGCCAATTTTCTTAATTTTACTTACATCAGCAATAATGGGCTCTAAAATTAGAACAATGTGGATGACCCCTTTTTATTTATATTTCGGAGTTTTATTTATTTATGTTTTGAAATCTCAAATAAATATAAAAAGAACGAATTCTTTTTTATCGGGTTTTTTGTTTCTATTTTTTTTATCACCTATTATTTATTCTTATGTATCAATTTCTCAAACAGATAAAAGAACTGACTATCCTGGAAAAGAGATTGCATTTAAAGCTCAATTAATTTGGAATAAGGATTTTAATGAAGATATTCAATTCGTAATCGGAGATGAATGGAAAGCTGGAAACTTATCGTATCATTTAAAATCACGACCTGTTTGGGAGGGATCTACAAATGATGAAATTTTGAAAAATGCCTCAAAATTCATTTGTATTGAAGATGTTTGTTTGGGAAGATACTAA
- the ppc gene encoding phosphoenolpyruvate carboxylase yields the protein MKKKDLYYERIPTKLLREDVKYLGNILGQVIRTQEGKKFFDLVEKVRKLSKANKANPNSKKSNTNVINAIKKLDPKNTFKLTRAFSHFMNFMNLAELVDASRSINENENNKKKLGKKNLFIEEIFEDLFRKKNISDNKIYDLAKNLNIGIVLTAHPTEVKRRTLIQKYHKIIEILEERELFKNFPSKLKILDKNLYDELTIIWNTDDLKRFKPSPFDEARWGLAIIEDSLWDTVPKVYRKLNSIFVKNMGKNLPKNFNPIVFGSWMGGDRDGNPNVTSEVTRKVILLSRWEAAKLYEKALTKIIRSYSMEKASKKILSRVGQSFEPYRVFLRPLRDKMRITHRSIEQHLVHNKPLDQKKLLSSREEILKPLRVVRESLEQNQNENIASGDLLDLMRRAKCFGINLARLDIRQESSRHKQLISEFVKTKLKKDYSNFAEKEKLNFLKKFITSKSNKIGNFQFKNKENKEVWATFNTLSKEPPECLGAYVISMTTSASDILSVSFLQKEANIKNKLRVVPLFETLDDLVNAKSIMETLFSQKWYRKLINHDQEVMIGYSDSSKDAGKICASWHQYKAQEEIIKLAKKFKIKITFFHGRGGSAGRGGGPIQATLRSQPPYSVNGNIRITDQGEVIQQKYGYEPLANYNLCSYIGAVTEATLNPPPVPKKNWRDLIEKMSEISKNSYRKNINQSSDFIQYFRTVTPHKALGKLSIGSRPSKRKNVDNIKSLRAIPWVFAWTQIRLMLPAWLGSAEALRYSYIKQFRKTLYDMEKNWPFFNSMLDMLDMVISKADPEISKIYEEFLADQKLKRVGKKLRFQFDTIKALNKKITPKEILKIRKEFRSSVLIRNIYSEVLNIIQPIVIYKLKKNKDKKNRKYLEDALLTSIAGISAAMKNTG from the coding sequence ATGAAAAAAAAAGATCTTTATTATGAGAGAATCCCTACAAAACTTTTAAGAGAAGATGTCAAATATTTAGGAAATATATTAGGGCAAGTTATAAGAACACAAGAAGGAAAAAAGTTTTTTGATTTAGTTGAAAAAGTCAGAAAATTATCAAAAGCAAATAAAGCAAATCCAAATTCTAAAAAATCAAATACCAATGTAATTAATGCTATAAAAAAGCTTGATCCCAAAAATACTTTTAAATTAACTCGAGCATTTTCACATTTTATGAATTTTATGAATTTAGCTGAGTTAGTTGATGCCTCTAGAAGTATAAATGAAAATGAAAATAATAAAAAAAAATTAGGTAAAAAAAATTTATTTATAGAGGAAATATTTGAAGATCTGTTCAGAAAAAAAAATATTTCAGATAATAAAATTTATGATTTAGCAAAAAATCTTAATATAGGTATTGTTTTAACAGCTCATCCGACAGAAGTAAAAAGAAGAACTTTAATTCAAAAATATCACAAAATCATAGAGATACTTGAGGAGCGAGAATTGTTTAAAAATTTTCCCTCAAAATTAAAAATCCTTGATAAAAATCTTTACGATGAGTTGACGATTATTTGGAATACGGATGATCTTAAAAGATTTAAACCATCACCATTTGATGAGGCTAGATGGGGATTGGCTATTATTGAAGATAGTCTATGGGATACTGTTCCAAAAGTTTATAGAAAATTAAACTCTATATTTGTAAAAAATATGGGTAAAAATTTACCAAAAAATTTTAATCCTATTGTATTTGGTTCATGGATGGGTGGTGATCGAGATGGTAATCCTAATGTTACTTCAGAAGTCACAAGAAAAGTAATTCTTCTTTCTAGATGGGAAGCAGCTAAATTATATGAAAAAGCTCTCACTAAAATAATAAGATCTTATTCTATGGAAAAGGCTTCAAAAAAAATCTTAAGTAGAGTTGGTCAATCATTCGAGCCTTATAGAGTCTTTTTAAGACCTTTGAGAGACAAAATGAGAATTACACATAGATCTATTGAGCAACATCTGGTGCATAATAAGCCATTAGATCAAAAAAAATTATTAAGTTCTCGTGAGGAAATTCTCAAACCTTTAAGAGTTGTAAGAGAGTCTTTAGAGCAAAATCAAAATGAGAATATTGCTAGTGGTGATTTGTTAGATTTAATGAGACGAGCAAAATGTTTTGGGATTAATTTAGCAAGACTAGATATTAGACAAGAATCTTCAAGACATAAACAATTGATATCTGAGTTTGTAAAGACGAAGCTTAAAAAAGATTATTCAAATTTTGCTGAGAAAGAAAAATTAAATTTTTTAAAGAAATTTATAACTTCTAAATCTAATAAAATTGGAAATTTTCAATTTAAGAATAAAGAAAATAAGGAAGTTTGGGCCACTTTTAATACTTTATCAAAAGAGCCACCAGAGTGTTTAGGTGCATATGTAATATCAATGACTACATCTGCTTCAGATATTTTATCAGTATCTTTCTTACAAAAAGAGGCAAATATAAAAAATAAATTAAGAGTAGTTCCTTTATTTGAAACTTTAGATGATCTTGTTAATGCGAAATCTATCATGGAAACTTTGTTCTCTCAAAAATGGTACAGAAAACTAATCAATCATGATCAAGAGGTTATGATTGGATATTCAGATTCAAGTAAGGATGCTGGAAAAATATGTGCTAGTTGGCATCAATATAAAGCTCAAGAAGAAATAATAAAATTGGCAAAAAAATTTAAGATTAAAATAACTTTTTTTCACGGCAGAGGCGGATCAGCAGGTAGAGGAGGAGGTCCAATACAGGCTACTTTGAGATCACAACCTCCCTATTCAGTTAATGGAAATATCAGAATTACTGATCAAGGCGAAGTAATTCAACAAAAGTATGGTTATGAGCCTTTGGCTAATTATAATTTATGTAGTTACATTGGCGCTGTTACAGAGGCTACATTAAACCCACCACCGGTTCCTAAAAAAAATTGGAGAGATCTAATTGAAAAAATGTCGGAAATTTCAAAAAACTCATATAGAAAAAATATAAATCAAAGCTCTGATTTTATTCAGTATTTTAGAACCGTTACTCCTCATAAAGCCCTTGGTAAATTATCTATTGGTTCAAGACCTTCAAAAAGAAAAAATGTTGATAATATAAAAAGTTTAAGAGCTATTCCCTGGGTGTTTGCGTGGACACAGATTAGATTAATGCTTCCAGCTTGGCTAGGAAGTGCTGAAGCATTAAGATACTCTTATATCAAACAATTTAGAAAGACTTTATATGATATGGAAAAAAATTGGCCTTTTTTTAATTCAATGCTTGATATGCTGGATATGGTTATTTCAAAAGCTGACCCTGAAATTTCAAAAATTTACGAGGAGTTTCTTGCTGATCAAAAACTTAAAAGAGTTGGAAAAAAATTAAGATTTCAATTTGATACTATAAAAGCATTAAATAAAAAAATTACACCTAAAGAAATTCTTAAGATTAGAAAAGAATTTAGATCTTCAGTATTGATACGAAATATTTATTCTGAAGTTTTAAATATCATTCAGCCAATAGTTATTTATAAATTGAAAAAGAATAAAGATAAAAAAAATAGAAAATATTTAGAGGACGCTTTGCTGACTTCTATTGCGGGTATTTCTGCAGCCATGAAAAATACTGGATGA
- a CDS encoding glycosyltransferase family 2 protein has translation MKIIILTPVFNDWQSVYKLIDEINNLSLNQEFEISVYIFNDYSNHDRPDFEKNLENITSIKIFNMKKNQGHARCIATGLRYIFEKDNFDYVIPMDGDGEDRPEEIEFFLEQIKKSQDKPIVGERVKRSEKMIFKTCYQFHKFLTLVFTSKSIKFGNYTCLPRSIVEKMINEKATWNSFSGSLKKIENNLISIPSIRGNRYFGPSKMSFINLIKHSLSIISVFRKTFLIRSALFIIIYILMIKSNASIITAIPLIFLLIAVYSISNLALRENMEEFKNCLSQINDIENIK, from the coding sequence ATGAAAATAATAATTTTAACCCCAGTATTTAATGACTGGCAATCAGTATACAAACTTATCGATGAAATAAATAATTTATCGTTAAACCAAGAATTTGAAATTTCAGTTTACATATTTAATGATTATTCAAATCATGATCGTCCAGACTTTGAAAAAAATCTAGAAAACATAACTTCTATAAAAATTTTTAATATGAAAAAAAACCAAGGGCATGCAAGATGCATAGCAACTGGTTTAAGATACATCTTTGAAAAAGATAATTTCGATTATGTAATCCCGATGGATGGCGATGGTGAAGATAGACCTGAGGAGATTGAATTTTTTTTAGAACAAATCAAAAAATCACAAGATAAACCTATTGTAGGAGAAAGAGTTAAAAGATCGGAAAAAATGATATTTAAGACTTGTTATCAATTTCATAAATTTCTTACCTTAGTATTTACAAGTAAGTCAATTAAGTTTGGAAATTATACTTGTTTACCAAGATCAATTGTTGAGAAAATGATTAATGAAAAAGCTACTTGGAATAGTTTTTCAGGCTCATTAAAAAAAATTGAAAATAATCTAATATCTATTCCATCTATTAGGGGCAACAGATATTTTGGACCATCAAAAATGAGTTTTATTAATTTAATCAAACATTCACTCTCAATTATTAGCGTGTTTAGAAAAACTTTTTTAATTCGATCTGCTTTATTTATAATTATCTATATCTTAATGATAAAAAGTAATGCATCAATAATTACTGCAATACCCCTAATTTTTTTATTAATAGCCGTTTATTCAATCTCAAATCTAGCATTAAGAGAAAACATGGAAGAATTTAAAAATTGTCTTAGCCAAATAAATGATATTGAGAATATTAAATGA
- a CDS encoding DMT family transporter — MVKTYSFLLIAIFCEVAGTMLLPVSQNFTKIIPTICLTIFYLVSFYLMTFVMDKLPIAIVYATWSGLGVFTIALLGYFFFKQTLAWQAIAGLFLIVVGVILVNSFTVKIN; from the coding sequence ATGGTTAAAACATATTCTTTTCTACTTATTGCTATATTTTGTGAGGTAGCAGGTACAATGTTATTGCCAGTTTCACAAAATTTTACCAAAATTATTCCAACAATTTGCTTAACAATATTTTATCTAGTGTCATTCTATTTGATGACATTTGTTATGGATAAACTCCCAATAGCAATTGTTTATGCTACTTGGAGCGGGCTAGGTGTATTTACAATAGCATTACTTGGATATTTCTTTTTTAAACAAACTTTAGCTTGGCAAGCTATTGCGGGTCTGTTTCTTATTGTTGTTGGTGTGATATTGGTTAATAGTTTTACTGTAAAAATTAATTAA
- a CDS encoding glutathione S-transferase family protein produces MIDLYSANTPNGKKISIMLEEIGFDYKVIKVDINNGEQFKDEFKKISPLSKIPVIIDQENKKTIFESGAILIYLAELSGKFYNSEERLEINQWLMAQMGYVGPMLGQHHQFHHYNPGKSKFGEDRYFKISKRIYKELDERLSKSKYLSGKNYTIADIGTFPWIARHEWHDIGLKNYKNLTRWYEEISDREGVKKGFAFMDENEVPPKPY; encoded by the coding sequence GTGATAGATCTTTACTCAGCTAATACTCCTAATGGTAAAAAAATTAGTATTATGCTTGAGGAAATTGGATTTGACTACAAAGTAATCAAAGTTGATATTAATAACGGTGAACAATTTAAAGATGAGTTCAAAAAAATAAGTCCTTTAAGTAAAATTCCAGTAATTATTGACCAAGAAAATAAAAAAACAATTTTTGAATCTGGGGCAATCTTAATTTATTTAGCTGAATTGAGCGGGAAATTTTATAATTCTGAAGAAAGATTGGAAATTAATCAGTGGCTTATGGCTCAAATGGGTTATGTTGGTCCAATGTTGGGACAACACCATCAATTCCATCATTATAATCCAGGAAAAAGCAAATTCGGAGAAGACAGATATTTTAAAATTTCTAAACGAATATACAAAGAGTTAGACGAGAGATTATCTAAATCAAAATACTTATCAGGTAAAAACTATACAATTGCAGATATTGGTACATTTCCCTGGATAGCAAGACATGAATGGCATGATATTGGTCTTAAAAATTATAAAAATCTTACTAGATGGTACGAGGAAATTTCAGATAGAGAAGGTGTGAAAAAGGGATTTGCGTTTATGGATGAAAATGAGGTTCCACCCAAACCATATTAG
- a CDS encoding dihydroorotase: MLDLIIKNGQCYINGKLEDNDIAVKDGKILKIGQISEEAKEVYDAKNKITLPGCIDTQTHFREPGSTDTEDLHSGSRAAVAGGITAVFEMPNTNPPTSNLKEFQRKLDLAKNRMYCNYAFYFGATAGNVSQLAELKNLEGCCGIKLFVGSSTGNLLVALEEDIDKVFQNSSKVVAVHSEDEEILNKNKKLIKNGDVHSHPIWRSEECAISSTRRIVRLAKKYNKKAHVLHITTKQEVDFLSQHKGNITFEITPQHLTIYAPDCYDKLGTYAQMNPPIRDKSHYDRLWYAVRNNLNDTIGSDHAPHLKVNKDKEYPNSPSGMPGVQTLMPVMLDHVNHGKLSLTQLINLVCENPIKIFGIQNKGYIKEGYDADFTIVDMKKKITIKNENIESKCGWSPFNDVEFKGTPVATIISGKIKMKDGKILGDPEGTPLKFN; the protein is encoded by the coding sequence ATGTTAGATCTAATAATCAAAAATGGGCAATGTTATATCAATGGAAAACTAGAGGATAATGATATTGCCGTTAAAGATGGTAAAATATTAAAAATTGGTCAAATATCAGAAGAGGCAAAAGAAGTCTATGATGCTAAAAATAAAATTACCTTACCTGGCTGTATAGATACTCAGACGCATTTTAGAGAACCAGGTTCAACAGATACAGAAGACCTTCACTCTGGAAGTAGAGCAGCAGTAGCTGGAGGAATTACAGCAGTATTTGAAATGCCGAACACCAACCCTCCAACCTCAAACTTAAAAGAATTTCAAAGAAAATTGGATCTTGCAAAAAACAGAATGTACTGCAATTATGCTTTCTATTTCGGTGCTACAGCAGGTAACGTTAGTCAACTCGCTGAGTTAAAAAATTTAGAGGGCTGTTGTGGTATCAAATTGTTTGTAGGTTCCTCAACAGGTAATCTTTTAGTAGCACTCGAGGAAGATATTGATAAAGTTTTTCAAAATAGTTCTAAGGTAGTAGCGGTTCACTCAGAAGATGAAGAAATCTTAAACAAAAATAAAAAATTGATTAAAAATGGTGATGTGCATTCTCATCCTATTTGGAGAAGTGAGGAGTGTGCAATTTCTTCGACTAGAAGAATAGTTAGACTTGCAAAAAAATATAATAAGAAAGCGCATGTACTACATATTACCACTAAACAAGAGGTAGATTTTTTATCTCAACACAAAGGTAATATTACTTTTGAAATTACGCCACAACATTTAACAATTTATGCACCTGATTGTTATGATAAACTTGGAACCTACGCACAGATGAATCCACCAATAAGAGACAAGTCTCACTATGATCGATTGTGGTATGCAGTAAGAAATAATTTAAATGATACAATTGGCTCAGATCATGCACCTCATCTAAAAGTAAATAAAGATAAAGAGTATCCTAATTCTCCATCAGGCATGCCAGGTGTCCAAACACTTATGCCAGTAATGTTAGATCACGTTAATCATGGAAAATTATCACTTACTCAACTAATAAATTTGGTATGCGAAAATCCAATTAAAATATTTGGGATACAGAACAAAGGATATATTAAAGAGGGATATGATGCTGATTTTACTATCGTAGATATGAAAAAGAAAATAACTATTAAAAATGAGAACATAGAAAGTAAGTGTGGATGGTCACCTTTTAATGATGTTGAATTTAAAGGAACACCTGTAGCGACAATAATCTCTGGTAAGATAAAGATGAAGGATGGAAAGATTTTAGGTGACCCTGAGGGCACACCTTTAAAATTTAATTAA
- a CDS encoding TraR/DksA family transcriptional regulator, whose protein sequence is MAKTSKVKKKVVKAKNKTVSKSKVKLAVKSKVAKTKDTIKGPIKISKTYIPKDTEKYMCEKHKVFFRMKLQEWRKDLVRANNEALYNGSMDDNSISADIVDQASSYTDKNVEMKAINRQIKLISEIDKALARIREDTYGYCLDTAEPIGLKRLMARPVAKYTIAAQEKHEKDEKVHADD, encoded by the coding sequence ATGGCTAAAACCAGCAAAGTAAAAAAAAAAGTTGTAAAAGCAAAGAATAAAACTGTCAGTAAATCAAAAGTTAAGTTAGCAGTTAAATCAAAAGTAGCTAAAACTAAAGATACGATTAAAGGTCCAATTAAAATTTCTAAAACTTATATTCCAAAAGATACTGAAAAATATATGTGTGAAAAACACAAAGTATTTTTTAGAATGAAGCTTCAAGAATGGAGAAAGGATTTAGTAAGAGCAAACAATGAAGCTCTTTATAACGGTAGTATGGACGATAATAGCATTTCGGCAGATATTGTAGATCAGGCAAGTTCATACACTGATAAAAATGTTGAGATGAAAGCTATTAATAGGCAAATTAAACTAATTTCAGAAATAGATAAAGCGCTAGCAAGAATTAGGGAAGATACTTATGGATACTGTTTAGATACAGCAGAACCAATTGGGTTAAAAAGGCTTATGGCAAGACCGGTCGCGAAGTATACAATTGCTGCTCAAGAGAAACATGAGAAAGATGAAAAAGTACACGCAGATGACTAA